In a single window of the Pseudogemmatithrix spongiicola genome:
- a CDS encoding ABC transporter substrate-binding protein gives MRVSRAVLAFFALGTIGSLAACARGPEAPAIGFTYNWGDDVLETFVQQQVDAEAGAGRTPRIRVLASRDGGWQAFGASPMAAEVRRAQVLSDNPDVLVVVGPGGSREVLQVAPIYAEAGMPVVIPTATSQLLDYSGDHLFRMAANDSVQGAFIATFADSALGARSIAVYHVPDEYGIGLAAGIVAAATRRGLALLERTPVRLLQSCGDAAGRAYYDDLVAGLARSGKPDAVALAQRTEEAACFTRALRSRWPDLVIIAGDGVYLDRAFRAIAGDAANGTYLVAFWHPSLPGRASQDFVTAFRATTGRLPRHGDAVFVDAARIAAAAIRSGARTRTEVMAYVRDIGSGRPAFEGIIGPVSFAAGAARPLYMTRVTADGSTLLRGP, from the coding sequence ATGCGGGTCTCGCGCGCGGTTCTCGCTTTCTTTGCCCTCGGAACCATCGGAAGCCTCGCGGCCTGCGCGCGCGGGCCCGAGGCGCCCGCCATCGGCTTCACGTACAACTGGGGCGACGACGTCCTCGAGACGTTCGTCCAGCAGCAGGTCGATGCAGAGGCGGGCGCCGGCCGAACGCCGCGGATCCGCGTCCTCGCGTCGCGCGACGGCGGCTGGCAGGCGTTCGGTGCCTCGCCGATGGCGGCCGAAGTGCGCCGCGCACAGGTGCTCTCGGACAATCCCGACGTGCTGGTCGTCGTGGGGCCGGGCGGCAGCCGTGAGGTGCTGCAGGTCGCGCCGATCTACGCCGAGGCGGGGATGCCCGTGGTGATCCCGACGGCGACGAGCCAGTTGCTCGACTACTCCGGGGACCATCTGTTCCGGATGGCGGCGAACGACTCCGTGCAGGGGGCGTTCATCGCCACGTTCGCGGACTCGGCGCTCGGGGCTCGATCGATTGCCGTCTACCACGTGCCCGACGAGTACGGCATTGGCCTCGCGGCGGGCATCGTGGCTGCAGCGACGCGACGCGGTCTCGCGCTGCTTGAACGGACGCCGGTGCGCCTGCTGCAATCCTGTGGCGATGCGGCGGGCCGGGCGTACTACGACGACTTGGTCGCCGGCCTGGCGCGCAGCGGCAAGCCGGATGCCGTGGCGCTGGCCCAACGCACGGAAGAGGCGGCCTGCTTCACGCGCGCCTTGCGCAGCCGTTGGCCAGACCTCGTGATCATCGCCGGCGACGGCGTGTATCTCGACCGTGCGTTCCGCGCGATCGCCGGCGACGCCGCGAACGGCACGTATCTCGTGGCGTTCTGGCACCCGTCGCTGCCGGGCCGTGCATCGCAGGACTTCGTGACGGCCTTCCGCGCCACCACCGGCCGCCTGCCGCGGCACGGCGATGCCGTGTTCGTCGACGCAGCGCGGATCGCCGCGGCAGCGATCCGGAGTGGCGCGCGCACCCGTACGGAGGTGATGGCCTACGTGCGGGACATCGGATCGGGGCGGCCGGCGTTCGAGGGCATCATCGGGCCGGTGAGCTTCGCGGCGGGGGCGGCGCGCCCGCTGTACATGACGCGGGTCACCGCCGACGGCTCGACGCTGCTGCGCGGGCCATGA
- a CDS encoding ATP-binding protein, with product MTPTPRRALSLRSLLLVAATLSLAYVAVLAVQVIGVLVPAAVDVRGRARDVLADHDRIHDNLARLQGARRDLSRLAPPFVPGAPRPDPAEVRDTVLALLDRGAVIRAAVERSDVPIEMRLLLADAAELESAIAVQLLDAERAIAIGETQRAIESLRRSGVISDSATRVLSLAQREAVAGVLAQQERLLTQVERLQRWTIAWGAVGLLLFGIGAWLTRRRLYLPVREMEQAVQRVAGGDLDTEVAVRYSDELGRLARHLNAMTVVLRERAAEESRRRESLTERFGRILDESANEIFVFDARSRRLLQANRGAREGLGYDASSIRDLALDALLTGIPPERLDALVAELRSHSTPRVHLSAWLRRRDGTLRATELTLQSATDADAEVIILVAEDARLRQQVRALDARLRSFLQTEASQVANGDVVRAFKPLVRMTAEALEADFCGVWRGTGERAATIAAFDAGSGSLPHPIALDEVLADPAAYSTTLRANPREAAVLVIVRRESGYTAEELTFIAAVADVATRAFEAEERRRLERALERAQRIDSLGQLAGGVAHDFNNLLTAILGNLEATRADLEKGSPMDVALAEAEHAALRAADLTRQLLTFARRQMLETRAVHVAPRIAESEAMLRRLVGAERTLVLEVQPDLGTVRLGAGQLEQLLVNLVVNARDATAPGGTVTLRARRLEAGDPSAGEPTPTEPSVELVVQDSGVGMDRETLERVFEPFFTTKSVGQGTGLGLAVCHGIVENAGGTIRVVSAPGEGTTFTIRLPAGSERSSPSRGSGAVTGLGSVVLVAEDEPSIRALVSRMLAARGFRVLAGEDGVAALSAMDASDDPPVLLVTDVVMPRLGGVELAREMRRRVPGIPVLFMSGYTSSAVLPDGDLRDAAFIAKPFSTDDLMRRVAELLETPTPPGRGPR from the coding sequence ATGACGCCGACGCCGCGCCGCGCGCTCTCCCTGCGCAGCCTCCTGCTCGTCGCGGCCACGTTGAGCCTGGCGTATGTCGCGGTACTCGCCGTACAGGTGATCGGGGTGCTGGTGCCGGCGGCCGTGGACGTCCGCGGCCGCGCCCGCGACGTGCTGGCCGACCACGACCGCATTCACGACAATCTCGCGCGCCTCCAGGGCGCGCGACGCGACCTCTCGCGACTGGCGCCGCCGTTCGTGCCTGGCGCACCGAGGCCGGACCCCGCGGAGGTGCGGGACACGGTGCTGGCCTTGCTCGATCGCGGCGCCGTGATCCGGGCGGCGGTCGAACGCTCGGATGTGCCGATCGAGATGCGGCTCCTGCTCGCCGATGCCGCCGAGTTGGAGTCGGCCATCGCCGTGCAGTTGCTCGACGCCGAACGCGCCATCGCCATCGGCGAGACGCAGCGCGCCATCGAATCGCTGCGGCGCTCCGGCGTCATCTCCGACTCGGCCACGCGCGTGCTGTCGCTCGCCCAACGCGAGGCCGTGGCCGGGGTGCTCGCCCAACAAGAGCGGCTCCTCACCCAAGTCGAGCGCCTGCAGCGCTGGACGATCGCCTGGGGTGCGGTGGGCTTGCTGCTGTTCGGCATCGGCGCGTGGCTGACGCGTCGACGCCTCTACCTGCCGGTGCGCGAGATGGAACAGGCCGTCCAGCGCGTTGCGGGGGGTGACCTCGATACCGAGGTTGCGGTGCGGTACTCCGACGAGCTCGGGCGTCTGGCGCGCCACCTGAACGCGATGACCGTGGTGCTGCGCGAGCGCGCCGCCGAGGAATCACGCCGGCGCGAAAGCCTGACGGAGCGCTTTGGCCGCATCCTCGACGAATCGGCCAACGAGATCTTCGTGTTCGACGCGCGCTCGCGCAGGCTCTTGCAGGCGAACCGTGGCGCGCGTGAGGGGCTGGGGTATGATGCATCGTCCATCCGCGACCTGGCGCTCGACGCGTTGCTCACGGGCATTCCGCCGGAGCGCCTCGACGCGTTGGTCGCCGAACTCCGCTCGCACAGCACGCCGCGGGTGCACCTGTCGGCGTGGCTGCGGCGGCGCGACGGCACCTTGCGCGCGACCGAGCTCACGCTGCAGTCGGCGACGGATGCCGACGCCGAGGTGATCATCCTGGTGGCCGAGGATGCGCGCCTGCGCCAGCAGGTCCGCGCCCTCGATGCGCGGTTGCGCAGCTTCCTGCAGACCGAGGCCAGTCAGGTCGCGAACGGCGATGTCGTCCGCGCCTTCAAACCGCTGGTGCGCATGACGGCGGAGGCGCTCGAGGCCGACTTCTGCGGCGTCTGGCGAGGGACCGGCGAGCGCGCGGCGACCATCGCGGCCTTCGACGCGGGCAGCGGCTCGCTCCCGCATCCGATCGCGCTCGACGAGGTGCTCGCGGATCCCGCCGCCTACAGCACGACGCTGCGCGCGAACCCGCGCGAGGCGGCGGTGCTCGTCATCGTCCGGCGCGAGAGCGGCTACACGGCTGAGGAGCTCACGTTCATCGCCGCCGTCGCGGACGTGGCGACGCGCGCCTTCGAGGCCGAGGAGCGGCGGCGCCTCGAGCGAGCGCTCGAGCGGGCGCAGCGCATCGACTCGCTCGGGCAGCTCGCGGGTGGCGTGGCCCACGACTTCAACAACCTGCTCACGGCCATCCTCGGCAACCTGGAGGCGACGCGCGCGGATCTCGAGAAAGGATCGCCGATGGACGTCGCGCTGGCGGAGGCGGAGCACGCGGCGCTGCGCGCCGCCGACCTCACGCGACAGCTGCTCACGTTCGCCCGTCGGCAGATGCTCGAGACGCGCGCGGTGCACGTCGCGCCGCGCATCGCCGAGTCGGAGGCCATGTTGCGCCGACTCGTCGGGGCGGAGCGGACGCTGGTGCTCGAGGTCCAGCCGGACCTCGGCACGGTGCGCCTCGGCGCCGGCCAGCTCGAACAGCTGCTCGTGAACCTCGTAGTGAACGCCCGCGACGCCACGGCGCCGGGTGGCACGGTGACGCTGCGGGCGCGACGCCTCGAGGCCGGCGACCCGTCGGCCGGGGAGCCGACGCCGACAGAGCCGAGCGTCGAGCTGGTGGTCCAGGACTCGGGGGTCGGCATGGACCGCGAGACGCTCGAGCGGGTGTTCGAGCCGTTCTTCACCACCAAGAGTGTCGGACAAGGCACGGGTCTGGGGCTCGCGGTGTGTCATGGCATCGTTGAGAACGCCGGCGGCACGATCCGCGTAGTCAGCGCGCCGGGCGAGGGCACCACGTTCACGATTCGCCTGCCCGCCGGGAGCGAGCGAAGCTCGCCGTCGCGTGGCAGCGGGGCGGTGACGGGCCTCGGGAGCGTCGTGCTGGTGGCGGAAGACGAACCGTCGATCCGGGCTCTCGTCAGCCGCATGCTCGCCGCGCGCGGATTCCGCGTCCTTGCCGGTGAAGACGGCGTCGCCGCGCTCTCGGCGATGGACGCCAGCGACGACCCGCCCGTCCTCCTCGTGACGGACGTCGTCATGCCGCGGCTCGGCGGCGTCGAGCTGGCCCGCGAGATGCGGCGCCGCGTGCCGGGCATCCCGGTGCTGTTCATGTCCGGCTACACCTCCTCGGCAGTGCTGCCCGACGGCGATCTCCGGGACGCGGCGTTCATCGCCAAGCCATTCAGCACCGACGACCTCATGCGTCGCGTGGCGGAACTGCTGGAAACGCCGACACCGCCGGGCCGCGGTCCCCGCTAG
- a CDS encoding M20/M25/M40 family metallo-hydrolase, which yields MSRFTRVPRLIGAALVAVPALLSAQNGALPMKLAPRPTTGPITVADLMTRLYRVADDSMGGRPTGSEGHVKVTQYIADELRRLGLRPAGDNGTYFQDIGMERRGFSATSAVSVGSRSFQIGDDFVPILARGGRARASTAADIVIGGTHGDSTTWISAEAARGKLVVMRPNPRRLQLDQRFMAFGPGSRFADAAAVVLPVLPQLAAPARRQLAQPSLVMGGGARMGAEVPPTLLASPEMAQALMGAAGQSATLALRFEVTPAPGRNVIAVLSGRDPALRGQYVALGAHTDHDPLVPYGVDHDSLRAFNLARERMLRELGERRATPQQLANIRVDVVAARGGRPARTDSIKNGADDDGSGTVTLLELAEAFATAPQKPRRSLLFVFHVAEEIGLLGADYFTEHPTVPLDSVVAQLNMDMVGRGGVDDIAGGGPGYLQLVGSRRLSRELGDLVEEVNRRQPQPFTFDYGFDADGHPERIYCRSDHAMYARYGVPVTFFHTGLHHDYHQVTDEPQYIDYEKMARIATLIHDVTLELGNRAERPKLDGPKPDPNAACKQ from the coding sequence ATGTCCCGATTCACCCGCGTGCCGCGCCTCATCGGCGCGGCGCTCGTTGCCGTGCCTGCCCTGCTGTCCGCCCAGAACGGCGCCCTTCCCATGAAGCTCGCGCCGCGCCCCACGACGGGGCCCATCACGGTCGCCGACCTGATGACGCGGCTCTATCGCGTCGCCGACGACTCCATGGGTGGCCGCCCCACGGGCTCGGAAGGGCACGTGAAGGTCACGCAGTACATCGCCGACGAACTCCGCCGCTTGGGCCTCCGCCCGGCGGGTGACAACGGCACGTACTTCCAGGACATCGGCATGGAGCGCCGCGGGTTCTCCGCGACGTCCGCGGTGAGCGTCGGCAGTCGCAGCTTCCAGATTGGCGATGACTTCGTGCCGATCCTTGCGCGCGGCGGACGCGCGCGCGCCAGCACTGCGGCCGACATCGTGATCGGTGGTACCCACGGGGATTCCACGACGTGGATCTCCGCCGAGGCCGCGCGCGGAAAGCTCGTCGTGATGCGTCCGAATCCGCGGCGCCTGCAGCTCGACCAGCGCTTCATGGCGTTCGGCCCCGGCTCGCGCTTCGCCGATGCCGCCGCCGTCGTATTGCCCGTCTTGCCGCAGCTCGCCGCGCCGGCACGTCGCCAGCTCGCGCAGCCCTCGCTCGTGATGGGCGGCGGCGCGCGGATGGGGGCCGAGGTGCCGCCCACGCTGTTGGCCTCGCCGGAGATGGCGCAGGCACTGATGGGCGCCGCAGGACAGTCCGCGACGCTCGCCCTGCGCTTCGAGGTCACGCCAGCTCCTGGACGCAACGTCATCGCCGTGCTTTCCGGGCGCGACCCCGCGCTCCGCGGCCAGTACGTCGCGCTTGGCGCGCACACCGACCACGACCCGCTCGTGCCGTACGGCGTCGACCACGACTCCCTGCGCGCGTTCAACCTCGCGCGCGAGCGCATGCTGCGGGAGCTCGGGGAGCGGCGCGCCACGCCGCAGCAGCTCGCGAACATCCGCGTGGACGTCGTGGCGGCGCGGGGCGGGCGACCGGCGCGCACCGATTCCATCAAGAACGGCGCCGATGACGACGGCTCGGGCACGGTGACGCTGCTCGAACTCGCGGAGGCCTTCGCCACCGCGCCGCAGAAGCCGCGGCGCTCGCTGCTCTTCGTGTTCCACGTCGCCGAGGAGATCGGCCTGCTCGGCGCGGACTATTTCACCGAGCATCCGACGGTGCCGCTCGACTCCGTCGTCGCGCAGCTCAACATGGACATGGTCGGCCGCGGTGGCGTGGATGACATCGCCGGCGGCGGGCCCGGGTACCTGCAGCTCGTCGGGTCACGCCGCCTGTCCCGCGAACTCGGTGACCTCGTCGAGGAGGTCAACCGCCGGCAGCCGCAGCCGTTCACGTTCGACTACGGCTTCGACGCCGACGGCCATCCGGAGCGCATCTACTGCCGCTCGGACCACGCGATGTACGCGCGCTACGGCGTTCCCGTGACGTTCTTCCACACCGGCCTGCACCACGACTATCACCAAGTCACGGACGAGCCGCAGTACATCGACTACGAAAAGATGGCGCGCATCGCGACGCTCATCCACGACGTCACGCTGGAACTCGGCAACCGTGCGGAACGCCCGAAGCTGGATGGGCCGAAGCCGGATCCGAACGCCGCGTGCAAGCAGTGA
- a CDS encoding ABC transporter permease → MMFRRLWMLLEQYKENLAIAMDTLRVAKLRSALTILGVVIGVATVMTMASLVEGLRSQIIRTVEIAGPTTFYVLKVYSSTPINPQNPPAYVRIRPDLALEEATVIARLPEVAYASLWGQTLQRLSVGSERTQPTAIFGADAGYTMIQGGELTAGRWFTRAEVTGGASVVVVDDAKARQLFGRVNPIGKTIRAGSRPMEVIGLYQPPENIFAPQGSETGAIIPFRLLDAQFEIDRTNALWIPVKPRAGVTVADAQEAVTIALRELRRLRPAQRNSFDLVTQDQILEIFNQLTGVFFVVMLVLASVALLVGGIGVMAIMMVSVTDRTREIGIRKALGATRGDIAVQFLIEAATLTGIGGIVGIAVGLGAGQLVTKLLGIDASPPFAYTLVAVLVSVAIGIVFGVLPARRAARLDPIEALRYE, encoded by the coding sequence ATGATGTTCCGCCGGCTCTGGATGCTGCTCGAGCAGTACAAGGAGAACCTCGCGATCGCGATGGACACCCTCCGCGTGGCCAAGCTGCGCTCGGCCCTCACGATCCTCGGCGTGGTGATCGGCGTGGCGACGGTGATGACGATGGCGTCGCTGGTGGAAGGCCTGCGCAGCCAGATCATCCGTACGGTGGAGATCGCCGGCCCGACGACGTTCTACGTGCTCAAGGTGTACTCGAGCACGCCGATCAATCCGCAGAACCCGCCGGCGTACGTGCGCATCCGCCCGGATCTCGCGCTCGAGGAGGCGACCGTCATCGCGCGATTGCCGGAGGTGGCCTATGCGTCGCTGTGGGGCCAGACGCTGCAGCGGCTGTCGGTGGGCAGCGAGCGCACGCAGCCGACGGCGATCTTCGGCGCCGACGCGGGCTATACGATGATCCAGGGTGGCGAGCTCACGGCCGGGCGCTGGTTCACGCGCGCCGAAGTGACGGGCGGCGCGAGCGTCGTCGTGGTGGATGACGCCAAAGCGCGGCAACTGTTCGGCCGCGTCAATCCGATCGGCAAGACGATTCGCGCCGGCAGCCGCCCGATGGAGGTGATCGGGCTCTACCAACCGCCAGAGAACATCTTCGCGCCGCAGGGGTCGGAGACCGGGGCGATCATCCCCTTCCGCCTGCTCGACGCGCAATTCGAGATCGACCGCACCAACGCGCTCTGGATTCCGGTGAAGCCGCGTGCCGGCGTGACGGTGGCCGACGCGCAGGAGGCCGTGACGATCGCGCTGCGTGAGCTCCGGCGGCTGCGGCCGGCGCAACGGAACTCGTTCGACCTCGTGACGCAGGACCAAATCCTGGAGATCTTCAACCAACTCACGGGCGTGTTCTTCGTGGTGATGCTCGTGCTGGCGAGCGTGGCGCTGCTCGTGGGTGGCATCGGCGTCATGGCGATCATGATGGTGTCCGTCACCGACCGCACGCGGGAGATCGGCATCCGCAAGGCGCTGGGCGCGACGCGCGGCGACATCGCGGTGCAGTTCCTCATCGAGGCCGCGACCCTCACGGGCATCGGTGGCATCGTGGGCATCGCGGTGGGTCTCGGTGCCGGGCAGCTGGTGACGAAGCTGCTCGGCATCGATGCGTCGCCGCCGTTCGCGTATACGCTGGTCGCAGTGCTCGTCTCGGTGGCAATCGGGATCGTGTTCGGCGTGCTCCCCGCGCGGCGTGCGGCGCGGTTGGATCCGATCGAGGCGCTGCGCTACGAGTGA
- a CDS encoding ABC transporter permease produces MQYRDVIGIAFAQIRGNPLRTFFTLLGIIVSVAFLIAVVAIIQGMNAYVKENIADAMVGTNAFQVRRTPIQVGLIDDELMSRIRKRPRVSPQDAEVVRAALPDAIAVSRQSGWPTPITEVLWRGRSVGGIFVFGITSEYQVVQDYSVQKGRPISDVDVSQRMAVTVLGTELAEKLFETVDPIGQEVRIAGQRYTVVGVNAPKGRVLGQSFDAYVLLPITRFEMQYGRRLTTTISVKVSDTADVGAMMARAEEAMRLAHRLRPGEENDFSIETSDALVSFWKNLTRILFAVIPAVVAIGIVVGGIVIMNIMLMAVNERTREIGIRKAVGARARDIERQFLVETVMLSALGGVIGVLAGWTFAFLVSAVSPLPARITWWSVAVALGLGAGIGVIFGVYPARRAARLDPVTAMRAE; encoded by the coding sequence GTGCAGTACCGCGACGTCATCGGCATCGCCTTCGCGCAGATCCGCGGCAATCCCCTGCGGACATTCTTCACGCTGCTCGGCATCATCGTATCCGTGGCGTTCCTGATCGCCGTGGTCGCGATCATCCAAGGCATGAACGCCTACGTGAAGGAGAACATCGCCGACGCGATGGTCGGCACGAACGCGTTCCAGGTGCGCCGTACGCCGATCCAAGTCGGCTTGATCGACGACGAGTTGATGTCGCGCATCCGCAAGCGCCCGCGCGTGTCGCCGCAGGACGCCGAGGTCGTGCGCGCGGCGCTGCCCGATGCCATCGCGGTGTCACGCCAGTCCGGCTGGCCGACGCCGATCACCGAAGTGCTCTGGCGGGGCCGCAGCGTGGGCGGGATCTTCGTGTTCGGCATCACGTCAGAGTACCAGGTCGTGCAGGACTACTCGGTCCAGAAGGGCCGACCCATCTCCGACGTCGACGTGTCGCAGCGCATGGCCGTGACGGTGCTCGGCACGGAACTGGCGGAGAAGCTGTTCGAGACGGTGGATCCGATCGGCCAGGAGGTGCGCATCGCTGGCCAGCGCTACACGGTGGTCGGCGTGAACGCGCCGAAGGGCCGCGTGCTCGGCCAGAGCTTCGATGCCTATGTCCTGCTGCCGATCACGCGCTTCGAGATGCAGTACGGGCGGCGGCTGACGACGACGATCTCCGTCAAGGTGTCGGACACCGCGGACGTGGGCGCGATGATGGCGCGCGCCGAGGAGGCGATGCGGCTCGCGCACCGCCTGCGGCCCGGCGAGGAGAACGACTTCTCGATCGAGACGTCAGACGCGTTGGTGAGTTTCTGGAAGAATCTCACGCGCATCCTGTTCGCGGTGATCCCGGCGGTCGTGGCGATCGGCATCGTCGTCGGCGGCATCGTGATCATGAACATCATGCTGATGGCCGTGAACGAGCGGACGCGGGAGATCGGCATCCGCAAGGCGGTGGGCGCGCGGGCGCGGGATATCGAACGGCAGTTCTTGGTCGAGACGGTCATGCTCTCGGCGCTGGGAGGCGTGATCGGCGTGCTGGCGGGCTGGACCTTCGCGTTCTTGGTCTCCGCCGTGTCGCCGTTGCCGGCGCGCATCACGTGGTGGTCGGTGGCGGTGGCGCTCGGTCTCGGTGCAGGCATCGGGGTGATCTTCGGCGTGTATCCGGCGCGGCGCGCGGCGCGGCTCGATCCCGTCACCGCGATGCGGGCGGAATGA
- a CDS encoding GNAT family N-acetyltransferase, protein MLPQPSLLTARLQLRPFVPADVSWLVPLLGVREVAMQTLTVPHPYRAEDAEQFIARQAERWEAGKGVTWAIVLRDGDEPAGAVGLQLVPAHRRAELGYWVSQPRWGQGIATEAARAVIAHGFTAMGCHRIEAYHYPENPASGAVMRKLGMQHEGRVRAMVWRDGVPRDNERYAILATDPRP, encoded by the coding sequence CAGCTCCGCCCGTTTGTGCCCGCCGACGTCTCGTGGCTGGTCCCGCTCCTCGGCGTGCGCGAAGTCGCGATGCAGACGCTGACCGTTCCGCACCCATACCGCGCCGAAGACGCCGAGCAATTCATCGCACGTCAGGCGGAGCGCTGGGAGGCCGGCAAGGGCGTGACCTGGGCGATTGTCCTCCGTGACGGCGACGAGCCGGCGGGCGCCGTGGGCCTGCAGCTCGTGCCTGCGCATCGTCGGGCCGAGTTGGGCTACTGGGTCAGCCAGCCGCGCTGGGGGCAGGGGATCGCGACGGAGGCCGCGCGCGCCGTCATCGCGCACGGGTTCACCGCGATGGGATGCCACCGCATTGAGGCGTATCACTATCCGGAGAACCCGGCGTCGGGTGCCGTGATGCGCAAGCTCGGCATGCAACACGAGGGACGCGTGCGCGCCATGGTGTGGCGCGACGGCGTCCCTCGGGACAACGAGCGATACGCGATCCTCGCGACAGACCCGCGCCCCTGA
- a CDS encoding DEAD/DEAH box helicase — protein sequence MSSFESLHLAPALVRATADLGWIKPTPIQLDAIPPARDGRDVLACAQTGSGKTGGFLLPLMHRLLASHKKATRALILTPTRELAAQVHADFTELAKHTTLRGAAIFGGVGMGPQESAFRHKVDVIIATPGRLLDHLGQPGKYVDFSALEILVLDEADRMLDMGFLPAIKQVLRQIPSQRQTLFFSATLPAPIVELSKQMLKDPARLNVERVAKPAAGIEQAVWPVKEALKPDLFLALLKANVIGNVICFTRTKHRTNRLAEILTKAGVPNARIHGNRSQAQRTEALANFKDGKIRVLVATDIVARGIDVEALEHVLNFDVPHMPEDYIHRVGRTARAEATGEAFTLVSPEEEADLKQIEKAIHKKLPRRTLEGFDYGHVPVERFEVPLAERIAAIRARKKEERERAKAKLERKAQAGQPRGDSGRSGGDGRSSTSAAGSARSGSGKRRRRRGGSGRGPGGGSPGGGSPGGGPYRD from the coding sequence TTGAGCTCGTTTGAATCGCTACATCTCGCGCCGGCGCTCGTCCGCGCGACCGCTGACCTCGGCTGGATCAAGCCGACCCCCATCCAACTCGACGCCATCCCTCCCGCCCGCGACGGCCGGGACGTGCTGGCCTGCGCGCAGACCGGCTCCGGCAAGACCGGCGGCTTCCTGCTGCCGCTGATGCATCGGTTGCTGGCCTCGCACAAGAAAGCCACGCGGGCGCTGATCCTCACCCCCACGCGTGAACTCGCCGCGCAGGTGCACGCGGACTTCACCGAGCTCGCCAAGCACACCACGCTCCGTGGCGCCGCCATCTTCGGCGGTGTCGGCATGGGCCCGCAGGAATCGGCGTTCCGCCACAAGGTCGACGTCATCATCGCCACGCCCGGCCGCTTGCTCGACCATCTCGGGCAGCCCGGCAAGTACGTGGACTTCTCGGCGCTCGAGATCCTCGTCCTCGACGAGGCCGATCGCATGCTCGACATGGGCTTCCTGCCCGCGATCAAGCAGGTGCTGCGGCAGATCCCGTCGCAGCGGCAGACGCTGTTCTTCAGCGCCACGCTACCGGCTCCGATCGTCGAGCTCTCCAAGCAGATGCTGAAGGATCCGGCGCGCCTCAACGTCGAGCGCGTGGCCAAGCCCGCCGCCGGCATCGAGCAGGCCGTGTGGCCCGTGAAGGAGGCGCTCAAGCCCGATCTCTTCCTCGCGCTGCTCAAGGCGAACGTCATCGGCAACGTGATCTGCTTCACGCGCACCAAGCACCGCACCAACCGCTTGGCCGAGATCCTGACCAAGGCCGGCGTGCCGAACGCGCGCATCCACGGCAACCGCTCGCAGGCGCAGCGCACCGAGGCCCTGGCGAACTTCAAGGACGGCAAGATCCGCGTGCTCGTGGCGACCGACATCGTCGCGCGCGGCATCGACGTCGAGGCGCTCGAGCACGTGCTGAACTTCGACGTGCCGCACATGCCGGAGGATTACATCCACCGCGTGGGCCGCACGGCGCGTGCCGAGGCGACGGGTGAGGCGTTCACGCTCGTCTCGCCGGAAGAGGAAGCGGACCTCAAGCAGATCGAGAAGGCCATCCACAAGAAGTTGCCGCGGCGCACGCTGGAAGGCTTCGACTACGGTCACGTGCCGGTCGAGCGCTTCGAGGTGCCGCTGGCCGAGCGCATCGCGGCGATCCGCGCGCGCAAGAAGGAAGAGCGCGAGCGGGCCAAGGCGAAGCTCGAGCGCAAGGCGCAGGCGGGGCAGCCGCGCGGCGACTCCGGCCGCAGCGGTGGGGACGGTCGGTCGTCTACATCCGCCGCGGGCAGTGCGCGCAGCGGGTCCGGCAAGCGCCGGCGGCGGCGCGGCGGATCGGGCCGCGGCCCGGGCGGCGGCTCACCGGGCGGCGGCTCACCGGGCGGCGGTCCCTACCGCGACTAA